The following proteins come from a genomic window of Miscanthus floridulus cultivar M001 chromosome 2, ASM1932011v1, whole genome shotgun sequence:
- the LOC136538843 gene encoding putative ripening-related protein 7, producing MAKAKIAVVIVILALLQVSCATARKPDGGSGGTSAVMTVNGFEKGGTGGGPSECDGQYHDDDDLIVALSSRWYAGGKRCHNKIRITSKDTGETVEATVVDECDSNRGCKNNIVDSSPAVWKKLGLDTKVGEVPVTWSDA from the coding sequence ATGGCGAAGGCTAAGATCGCGGTAGTCATCGTCATCCTTGCTCTGCTTCAGGTCTCATGCGCCACAGCCCGGAAGCCcgatggcggcagcggcggcaccTCTGCTGTGATGACGGTGAACGGGTTCGAGAAGGGCGGGACCGGTGGAGGCCCGTCGGAGTGCGACGGCCAGtaccacgacgacgacgacctgaTCGTGGCGCTGTCCTCGCGGTGGTACGCGGGAGGGAAGAGGTGCCACAATAAGATCCGCATCACGAGCAAGGACACCGGGGAAACCGTGGAGGCCACGGTCGTGGACGAGTGCGACTCCAACCGCGGCTGCAAGAACAACATCGTGGATTCCTCTCCCGCCGTCTGGAAGAAGCTCGGCCTCGATACTAAGGTCGGCGAGGTCCCCGTCACCTGGTCCGACGCCTGA
- the LOC136538844 gene encoding putative ripening-related protein 6: MANATLAVVLAVLVLVQVSCGVARHHHDPDPCGGDSVLLGHKGNGCSSPPVSAHGTRAVMTVNGFQKDEDGGGPSECDGKYHSDNDLIVALSTGWYAGGKRCHKKIRITSVQNGRTVEATVVDECDSHHGCKNNIVDTSKAVWKKLGHDTDIGEVPVTWSDA; the protein is encoded by the coding sequence ATGGCGAACGCTACGCTTGCCGTCGTCCTGGCCGTGCTTGTTCTGGTGCAGGTTTCGTGCGGCGTCGCGCGGCATCACCACGACCCGGACCCGTGCGGCGGGGACTCGGTCCTGCTGGGCCACAAGGGCAACGGCTGCTCGTCCCCGCCGGTGTCGGCCCACGGCACGCGCGCGGTGATGACGGTGAACGGGTTCCAGAAGGACGAGGACGGCGGAGGCCCATCAGAGTGCGACGGCAAGTACCACAGCGACAACGACCTGATCGTGGCGCTGTCCACGGGGTGGTACGCGGGAGGGAAGAGGTGCCACAAGAAGATCCGCATCACGAGCGTGCAGAACGGGCGCACCGTGGAGGCAACGGTCGTGGACGAGTGCGACTCCCACCACGGCTGCAAGAACAACATCGTCGACACGTCCAAGGCCGTCTGGAAGAAGCTCGGGCATGACACCGACATCGGCGAGGTCCCAGTCACCTGGTCCGACGCATGA